A window of Bacteroidota bacterium contains these coding sequences:
- a CDS encoding PKD domain-containing protein — translation MNKSLLALFLSLALSWATKGQELKLCATTEIYNETVRKHPEVLLQQQQLDRFTANYEAEHQHERSANGGIVYIIPVVFHIVHNYGQENISDAQVHDAIRVMNEDYSKLNADTTVIAPSFQSIAANSQIEFRLATKDPQGNCTNGIDRVVSPLTMSADDDAKLNPWPYQNYLNIWVINSFAGPMSGAAAYAYYPGTAFPTNVDGIISLYSYVGSIGASTVFKSRVLSHEVGHYLNLAHVWGSTNSPGVACGDDGVSDTPETKGWTSCNPNGSICNPPIIENVQNYMEYSYCGCMFTLGQKTRMHAALNSSVGMRSNLWTSTNLIATGTDGSATQVCVPTADFGADNLSVCTGTTVNFHDLSWNGTPTSWSWNFPGGTPSTSTDSFPAVVYNSPGVYDVTLTASNSAGSSSFTRTGYIRVTGTPAMSPPYMESFEFANTFPGTDGYVTNPDNGITWTRFTNVASAGSASIGINNYINTSGQVDKWFMPSIDFSNVSSPYMEIKVANAQRFSSSNDELRIAGSVNCGRTWNYRYTRSGTSLSTAGIVSNSFTPNSTQWRTDLINLQPFGLKPNVRLMFENISNGGNNTYIDEINISGTMVGVDEIEEIEMGFALYPNPGAGKTTVQFLLKDGQGVELNLRDVTGRLVSSIINQELHSGSHEYQIPVQTPGIYFVDLIAGGKRHVRKLVISE, via the coding sequence ATGAATAAATCTCTGCTCGCTCTATTCTTGTCTCTGGCTTTGAGCTGGGCAACAAAAGGGCAAGAATTGAAGTTGTGTGCAACAACAGAAATATATAATGAAACGGTACGTAAACATCCGGAAGTGTTATTACAACAACAGCAATTGGACCGGTTTACAGCAAACTATGAAGCGGAACATCAACACGAGCGAAGCGCGAATGGCGGAATAGTGTATATTATTCCTGTTGTATTTCACATTGTACACAATTATGGACAGGAAAATATTTCCGATGCACAGGTCCATGATGCGATCCGTGTGATGAATGAAGATTACAGTAAATTGAATGCAGATACAACAGTAATCGCTCCGTCTTTTCAGAGTATCGCGGCGAATTCTCAAATAGAATTCCGCCTTGCAACAAAAGACCCTCAGGGAAATTGCACGAACGGAATCGATCGTGTTGTTTCACCACTCACGATGAGCGCGGATGATGATGCAAAACTAAACCCCTGGCCTTATCAGAATTATCTGAACATCTGGGTCATCAATTCTTTTGCAGGACCAATGTCAGGAGCCGCGGCTTATGCCTATTATCCCGGCACAGCTTTTCCAACAAATGTGGATGGGATTATATCCTTGTACAGTTATGTCGGAAGTATTGGTGCCAGTACCGTTTTCAAATCAAGAGTGCTCAGTCATGAAGTTGGACACTACCTGAACCTTGCACACGTTTGGGGAAGCACCAATTCTCCGGGTGTAGCATGTGGCGATGATGGAGTTTCCGATACACCTGAAACAAAAGGATGGACCAGTTGCAATCCAAATGGATCCATCTGCAATCCTCCCATCATTGAGAATGTGCAAAACTACATGGAGTATTCCTATTGTGGTTGCATGTTCACACTCGGACAGAAAACTCGCATGCATGCCGCTTTGAATTCATCCGTTGGTATGCGTTCCAACTTATGGACGTCCACTAATCTTATTGCGACAGGTACGGATGGATCTGCAACCCAGGTATGTGTTCCAACCGCTGATTTCGGTGCTGATAATCTCAGTGTGTGCACAGGAACTACAGTGAACTTTCATGATCTGAGTTGGAATGGTACTCCAACATCCTGGTCATGGAATTTTCCCGGCGGTACACCATCTACATCTACCGATTCCTTTCCTGCTGTTGTTTACAATTCTCCCGGTGTCTATGATGTAACCCTTACCGCATCGAATTCGGCAGGATCAAGCTCGTTCACACGTACAGGATATATTCGTGTAACCGGCACTCCGGCTATGAGTCCCCCTTACATGGAAAGTTTTGAATTTGCCAATACATTCCCCGGTACAGATGGTTATGTTACAAATCCGGATAATGGAATTACATGGACAAGATTTACAAATGTTGCAAGCGCGGGAAGCGCCAGTATTGGCATTAACAATTATATCAACACAAGCGGGCAAGTAGACAAATGGTTTATGCCTTCTATAGATTTTTCAAATGTTTCTTCGCCCTACATGGAAATCAAGGTCGCAAATGCTCAGCGTTTCAGTTCGTCGAATGATGAATTGCGCATTGCAGGTTCTGTAAATTGCGGGCGCACCTGGAACTACCGTTACACAAGATCAGGCACCAGTTTGTCTACAGCGGGAATTGTGAGCAATTCATTCACGCCTAATTCAACTCAATGGAGAACGGATTTGATCAACTTACAACCCTTTGGACTCAAGCCGAATGTTCGGTTGATGTTTGAGAATATCAGTAATGGTGGAAATAACACTTATATTGATGAGATCAATATCTCCGGTACAATGGTTGGAGTTGATGAAATTGAAGAAATTGAAATGGGATTTGCCCTGTATCCGAACCCGGGTGCCGGAAAAACTACCGTTCAGTTTCTGTTGAAGGATGGACAAGGTGTAGAGCTTAATTTGAGAGATGTTACAGGTCGATTGGTCAGCTCTATAATCAACCAGGAATTACACAGCGGTTCGCACGAATACCAAATCCCGGTTCAAACACCTGGTATATACTTCGTTGATCTGATCGCCGGGGGCAAACGTCATGTTCGAAAACTGGTTATCTCTGAATAA
- a CDS encoding nuclear transport factor 2 family protein, with the protein MDTPEILLIARKLLADLAAGKSGSEIANYFSPAIRQIEYPNMLNVHGGISDIKTIIDRADKGKQIVTSQSYDIQREFVSGNTVIIEVVWRGTFTLPIGKTPPGEEIKAFFALFMEFENGKIVVQRNYDCFAEF; encoded by the coding sequence ATGGACACTCCGGAAATTCTTCTTATTGCAAGAAAATTATTAGCGGATCTTGCCGCAGGTAAATCGGGATCTGAAATCGCAAACTATTTTAGTCCTGCTATCCGTCAGATTGAATATCCAAACATGCTCAATGTTCATGGAGGAATTAGTGATATCAAAACCATCATCGACCGGGCCGATAAGGGAAAACAAATCGTCACCAGTCAGAGTTACGACATCCAGCGTGAATTCGTTTCCGGTAATACCGTCATCATAGAAGTTGTGTGGAGAGGTACATTTACTTTACCTATCGGAAAAACACCTCCGGGAGAAGAAATCAAAGCCTTCTTCGCATTGTTCATGGAATTCGAAAACGGAAAAATTGTCGTTCAACGAAACTACGATTGCTTCGCGGAATTTTGA
- the polA gene encoding DNA polymerase I, which produces MAAPKKLFLLDAMALIYRAYFAFSNNHRINSKGQNTSAIFGFTNTLLDVLKKEKPTHIAVVFDTAAPTSRHEEFAEYKAHRQEIPEDLAASIPVVVKLCEAFNIPVIAMDGFEADDVIGTLALQAEKAGFDTYMMTPDKDYGQLVDEHTFIYKPARAGNGAEVLGVAEVCKRWEIERVEQVKDILGLMGDSVDNIPGIPGVGEKTAMQLVKQFGSIENLLENTDQLKGKLKEKVENNKDKAIQSKRLATIITDVPVKEKLDDLIAVEPNREALRDLFTELEFRRLAEQLGLTGNQTQEEAKPSAATTTAPASSSKKKAAASAQGNLFDSEPEVIVEPEETHPEDAIHQTIADVKHTYHLCDTKAKREDLIKKLLDQKYICFDTETTGLDAYKAELVGMSFSWAAHEGYYVSVPANHLEAQAIVDEFKSVFSNESITKIAQNLKYDLSILKRYDVELKGVLFDTMIAHFLIRPEMRHSMDVLAETYLNYAPVSIESLIGKKGKEQKNMRDIPVEQVAEYAAEDADVTYQLYTVFEPKLKSTGTTKLFTEVEMPLVPVLADMEAEGINIDIKALRDFSAVLETDISKIEKEIQDMAGKKFNVSSPKQVGEVLFEDLKIVEKPTKTKTGQYSTAEDVLSKLENKHPMVRRILDYRELVKLKNTYVDVLPDLVNPATGRIHTSYNQVVAVTGRLSSDNPNLQNIPIRTERGREIRKAFIPRNSEYTLLSADYSQIELRIIAELSGDPGMLEAFRSGEDIHAATASKVYNVPIKEVTGDMRRNAKMVNFGIIYGISAFGLADRLNISRTEAKGIIDNYFMQYPAIKEYMDMSIENARKKGYVETILGRRRYLRDINSANATVRGFAERNAINAPIQGSAADMIKIAMIRIHDEIKKRNLKSKMLLQVHDELVFDAHKSELEELKAMVENHMKHALTLKVPVEVGVGSGENWLEAH; this is translated from the coding sequence ATGGCAGCTCCTAAGAAACTATTTCTACTCGACGCGATGGCATTGATTTATCGCGCTTATTTTGCATTCAGCAACAATCACAGGATCAACAGTAAGGGTCAGAATACCTCGGCAATTTTTGGTTTTACAAATACATTGCTGGATGTACTGAAAAAAGAAAAGCCCACACACATCGCTGTTGTTTTTGATACGGCTGCTCCGACATCACGTCACGAAGAATTTGCCGAGTACAAAGCCCATCGTCAGGAAATCCCTGAAGATCTGGCTGCTTCAATTCCGGTTGTGGTAAAATTATGTGAAGCCTTCAATATTCCTGTGATCGCGATGGACGGATTTGAAGCAGATGATGTCATCGGAACACTTGCTCTACAGGCAGAGAAAGCAGGCTTCGATACCTACATGATGACGCCGGATAAGGATTATGGTCAATTGGTGGATGAGCATACATTCATTTATAAACCTGCCCGAGCAGGGAATGGCGCGGAGGTGCTGGGCGTCGCAGAAGTTTGTAAACGATGGGAGATTGAGAGGGTAGAACAGGTAAAAGATATCCTGGGATTGATGGGCGACAGTGTCGACAATATTCCGGGAATCCCGGGTGTTGGAGAGAAGACAGCGATGCAATTGGTAAAACAGTTTGGTTCCATTGAAAACCTTCTCGAGAATACAGATCAGCTTAAAGGAAAATTAAAAGAAAAGGTCGAGAACAATAAAGATAAAGCGATTCAATCGAAACGTCTCGCGACAATCATCACGGATGTACCGGTAAAGGAAAAACTAGATGATCTGATTGCGGTTGAACCGAATCGCGAAGCCTTGCGCGATCTGTTTACCGAACTTGAATTTCGCAGACTGGCGGAGCAATTGGGACTTACAGGTAACCAGACTCAGGAGGAAGCTAAACCGTCCGCAGCAACAACTACAGCGCCAGCGTCGTCTTCAAAGAAAAAAGCAGCAGCGAGTGCTCAGGGAAATTTATTTGATTCAGAACCGGAAGTAATTGTTGAGCCGGAGGAGACTCACCCTGAAGACGCGATTCATCAGACTATCGCGGATGTAAAGCATACTTATCATTTGTGTGATACAAAAGCCAAGCGGGAAGATCTGATAAAGAAATTACTCGATCAAAAATATATTTGTTTTGATACTGAAACAACCGGACTCGATGCATACAAAGCTGAATTGGTTGGTATGTCATTCTCCTGGGCTGCTCATGAAGGCTATTATGTTTCGGTTCCCGCGAATCATCTCGAAGCTCAGGCAATCGTGGATGAATTCAAATCGGTTTTCTCTAACGAATCAATCACAAAGATTGCACAGAATCTAAAATACGATTTATCGATATTGAAGCGTTACGATGTGGAATTGAAAGGAGTTTTGTTTGATACAATGATCGCTCATTTCCTGATTCGTCCGGAAATGCGTCACAGTATGGATGTTCTCGCGGAAACGTATTTGAATTATGCTCCGGTTTCTATTGAAAGTCTGATCGGGAAAAAAGGGAAAGAGCAGAAGAATATGCGGGATATTCCTGTTGAACAGGTGGCGGAGTATGCCGCGGAAGATGCGGATGTTACTTATCAGTTGTACACGGTTTTCGAACCTAAATTAAAATCTACCGGAACAACAAAATTATTTACAGAAGTTGAAATGCCGCTTGTACCTGTGCTTGCAGACATGGAAGCGGAAGGAATAAATATCGATATCAAAGCGCTTCGTGATTTTTCAGCGGTTCTGGAAACAGATATTTCTAAAATTGAAAAAGAAATTCAGGACATGGCCGGGAAGAAATTTAATGTTTCTTCTCCCAAGCAGGTAGGTGAAGTTCTTTTTGAAGATTTGAAAATCGTTGAGAAGCCTACGAAAACCAAAACCGGTCAGTACTCCACCGCGGAAGATGTATTGAGCAAACTCGAAAATAAACATCCGATGGTTCGCAGGATCCTTGATTACCGCGAACTGGTGAAATTGAAAAACACCTATGTTGATGTATTGCCTGATCTTGTTAATCCTGCTACAGGAAGAATCCATACATCGTACAATCAGGTGGTAGCTGTTACGGGCCGACTGAGTTCCGACAATCCGAATCTGCAGAATATTCCTATTCGTACAGAACGTGGAAGAGAAATTCGAAAAGCGTTTATTCCCCGCAACAGTGAATATACACTGCTCTCAGCCGACTATTCACAAATCGAATTGCGGATCATCGCTGAACTCAGCGGAGATCCCGGTATGTTGGAAGCTTTTCGCAGTGGTGAAGATATTCATGCCGCGACTGCTTCCAAAGTGTACAATGTTCCAATTAAGGAAGTCACCGGTGATATGCGCAGAAACGCGAAGATGGTGAACTTCGGAATTATCTATGGTATTTCCGCTTTTGGTCTTGCTGATCGTTTGAATATTTCAAGGACGGAAGCAAAAGGAATTATTGATAACTATTTCATGCAGTATCCGGCAATCAAGGAATACATGGACATGAGCATTGAAAACGCGAGGAAGAAAGGTTATGTAGAAACCATCCTTGGTCGTCGACGCTATTTGCGTGACATTAATTCCGCGAATGCAACTGTAAGAGGATTTGCAGAACGGAACGCGATCAATGCACCAATCCAGGGAAGCGCGGCTGATATGATAAAAATTGCCATGATCCGGATTCATGATGAAATCAAAAAGAGAAATTTGAAATCAAAAATGTTGCTTCAGGTACATGACGAATTGGTCTTCGACGCACACAAATCAGAACTTGAAGAATTAAAAGCGATGGTTGAGAATCACATGAAGCACGCACTGACTTTGAAAGTTCCTGTTGAAGTAGGAGTAGGTTCAGGTGAAAACTGGCTTGAAGCACATTGA
- a CDS encoding TonB-dependent receptor: MRQYFFTLLALVFACNSIIAQIPGLNLGGGPQRIFDGKITGTLLDSLTKKPVEFASVGLYEQGSEKPIDGVLTDGQGDFKLKNLRNGIYHLSITFVGYGTKNIDSVKISEKKLVVNIPKILLAPSTNLLKETTIEAEKALIETKIDKLVYNAEKDITTKGGNATDVLRKVPMVQVDLEGNVMLQGTQNVKILINNKPSSLTAGSVADAMKMIPADEIEKVEVITSPSAKYDAEGTGGIINIITKRKNIHGFSGMVNAGAGTRSSNLFGNLSYRTGKLGTGLNFGGFGYSGKGELQATRSTQYSSLRQEGDNNNTGFGPFGQMTLDYDFTQRLNLNGSLRINDFNNSSNGTTDNYFSFNGNPSRKLFTTDYDTKTDGLNYDATLDLKQSLKKPNQEFTLSGQLTNSNRNTEYDISRMLDSLPRFPILENSLNKSGNKELTIQADYSHPLLEELLLEVGAKNIIRKVKSDYNYKIFSYIADAYLNDTSRSNVFDYDQTIYAGYMQLSATLKRWGIKGGLRYEHTNLDGGFNQSSSSVTNSYENFIPTATVSFTRPTKFSLKLSYTQRIQRPGLTYLNPYINQSDVSNISYGNPNLSAEKSQSFEFGWNSFQKFGSINLSVYHRFTNNAIEGIRFVDTNDVYVSTYDNIGKNYSTGASIGLNVMWKSKIYMGSNFNIFYYKVKSTGLTENLQNDGINYNVSLYGSYEITKTWGIQAFGNFNGPKFTVQGSSTSFWYYNLSARKEFKNERGGIAFGFDNFATWYMHFKNNYKGDNFSYDSDNKVFFLGARVSFDYRFGKMEFSQKKKKGIKNDDMKEDNSDQNGGMINGGK, from the coding sequence ATGAGACAGTATTTCTTCACTCTTCTAGCATTGGTATTTGCCTGCAACTCAATAATTGCCCAGATTCCCGGGCTTAATCTTGGCGGAGGTCCGCAAAGAATTTTTGATGGTAAAATCACCGGAACATTACTGGATTCGTTAACTAAAAAACCGGTTGAGTTTGCCAGTGTCGGTTTGTATGAACAGGGCAGTGAAAAACCGATCGATGGTGTACTCACCGACGGACAAGGAGATTTTAAATTAAAGAATCTCAGAAATGGTATTTACCATCTGAGCATCACTTTCGTTGGTTATGGAACGAAAAATATTGATTCTGTTAAAATCTCAGAGAAGAAACTTGTCGTAAACATTCCGAAGATTTTACTGGCTCCTTCTACAAATTTGTTGAAAGAAACAACTATCGAGGCGGAGAAAGCACTTATCGAAACTAAAATCGATAAGTTAGTTTATAATGCTGAAAAAGACATCACAACAAAAGGAGGTAACGCTACGGACGTTTTGAGAAAAGTTCCCATGGTACAGGTCGATCTTGAAGGAAATGTGATGTTGCAGGGAACTCAAAATGTAAAAATCCTGATCAACAACAAACCTTCTTCTCTCACAGCCGGAAGTGTCGCTGACGCGATGAAAATGATTCCCGCTGATGAAATCGAGAAAGTAGAAGTAATCACCAGTCCGAGCGCGAAGTACGACGCGGAAGGTACCGGAGGAATTATCAATATTATTACCAAGAGAAAAAATATCCATGGTTTCAGCGGAATGGTAAATGCCGGTGCAGGCACACGTTCCAGTAATCTCTTTGGAAATCTGAGTTACCGTACAGGGAAATTGGGCACGGGATTAAACTTTGGTGGTTTCGGATACTCCGGAAAAGGAGAATTGCAGGCGACACGATCCACTCAATACTCTTCCCTGCGACAAGAAGGCGATAATAACAATACCGGCTTTGGTCCATTCGGCCAGATGACACTGGATTATGATTTCACGCAACGATTGAATTTGAACGGATCACTTCGTATTAATGATTTTAATAATTCTTCGAATGGAACTACGGATAATTATTTTTCTTTTAATGGAAACCCTTCCCGGAAATTATTCACTACAGATTACGATACAAAAACCGATGGATTGAATTATGATGCGACACTGGATTTGAAACAGTCATTGAAAAAACCAAACCAGGAGTTTACTTTATCCGGACAACTCACAAACAGTAATCGGAATACGGAATACGATATTTCAAGAATGCTTGATAGTTTGCCAAGATTTCCAATTCTTGAAAACAGTTTGAATAAAAGCGGGAACAAAGAACTTACTATTCAGGCGGATTATTCACATCCTTTGCTGGAGGAATTATTGCTGGAAGTTGGTGCCAAGAATATTATACGAAAAGTAAAGAGTGATTATAATTATAAAATATTCAGTTACATCGCTGATGCTTATTTGAACGATACTTCAAGAAGTAATGTGTTTGATTACGATCAGACCATTTATGCAGGTTACATGCAGCTTTCAGCTACATTGAAAAGATGGGGAATTAAGGGAGGTTTACGTTACGAGCATACTAACCTGGACGGCGGTTTTAATCAGAGTTCATCATCGGTGACCAATTCGTATGAAAACTTTATTCCTACCGCGACAGTTTCATTTACACGTCCGACAAAATTTTCTTTAAAACTGAGTTACACTCAGCGGATACAAAGACCGGGTCTTACCTATCTGAATCCTTATATCAATCAAAGCGATGTCAGCAATATTTCCTATGGAAATCCAAATCTGAGCGCGGAGAAAAGTCAGTCTTTTGAGTTTGGCTGGAATTCATTTCAGAAATTTGGTTCGATCAATCTTTCTGTTTATCACCGCTTCACCAACAACGCGATTGAAGGCATTCGTTTTGTAGATACAAATGATGTATATGTTTCCACGTATGACAATATTGGTAAAAACTACAGTACAGGTGCCAGTATTGGATTGAATGTAATGTGGAAATCGAAAATTTACATGGGAAGTAATTTTAATATTTTTTATTACAAAGTGAAAAGTACAGGGCTGACCGAGAATTTGCAGAACGACGGAATAAACTACAATGTGAGCTTGTATGGTTCTTATGAAATAACAAAAACATGGGGAATTCAGGCTTTTGGAAATTTCAATGGTCCTAAGTTTACAGTACAGGGAAGCTCAACTTCGTTTTGGTATTACAACCTGAGTGCGCGTAAGGAGTTTAAGAATGAAAGAGGAGGGATCGCATTCGGTTTCGACAATTTTGCAACATGGTACATGCATTTCAAAAATAATTACAAGGGAGATAATTTTTCCTATGACAGCGACAATAAAGTTTTCTTCCTCGGCGCACGCGTAAGTTTTGATTATCGTTTTGGTAAAATGGAATTCAGCCAGAAGAAGAAAAAAGGAATTAAAAATGACGATATGAAGGAAGATAATTCCGATCAGAATGGCGGAATGATCAATGGCGGGAAATAA
- a CDS encoding T9SS type A sorting domain-containing protein — MRVTLGGQFDAKRGGQFERNLQLSLEMRFTLSFFLFFITFSAFSQNRNSIWCFGDSAGIDFRDTINPAPFVSAMDGRGSCVSICDSMGALQFYADTYMPLAIAYVWNANHDTLLNSDSIISDGVYNELQIVPFSGNNDKYYLIYTGWPVYYDGIYYSVIDMNLDQGLGAVVIKNIQIDSNRIADCLQAVKHANGRDWWLISKLSSTNYTQHNRFLVYLITPDNISPEITFDFNDATDLDFQKIIFNPDNTKVMVINVRGYMCEYDFDRCTGIVNNPRLIYPEITTVPYNRLLWEGSYSPDGNIFYVTTARWTGVAESYLIQYDLNSIDIPNSADTIDMTYAPIGPGAVRLAPDGKIYYSRAYESPHLNSFPYADSMYNYINMNLSVINNPNSIGVACDFQPFSFYLGGKRTYYGLPNNPNYDLGPVIGSVCDSLLNSVQVFNKSEHLIEVYPTPVRNGNFTISYPIVRSESGLEIIDMEGNVIVKYQLPRYSSYKHLDLPSISSGIYLARMISVSGSWSVKFLVE, encoded by the coding sequence ATGCGAGTAACTTTAGGTGGTCAGTTTGACGCGAAAAGAGGTGGTCAGTTTGAACGGAATCTCCAACTATCTTTAGAAATGCGATTTACATTATCCTTCTTTCTGTTCTTTATCACTTTTTCTGCATTTAGCCAAAACCGGAATTCCATCTGGTGTTTCGGAGACAGTGCAGGGATAGATTTCAGGGACACAATAAATCCTGCTCCATTCGTTTCAGCTATGGATGGAAGGGGTAGTTGTGTTTCTATTTGTGATTCTATGGGTGCATTGCAGTTTTATGCTGATACATACATGCCTTTAGCTATAGCCTATGTCTGGAATGCCAATCACGACACTTTATTGAATTCGGATTCAATAATTAGTGATGGAGTATATAATGAACTCCAGATTGTTCCATTTTCAGGGAATAATGACAAATATTATTTGATTTACACAGGGTGGCCCGTATATTATGACGGAATTTATTATTCAGTAATCGATATGAATCTTGATCAAGGTCTTGGGGCTGTGGTGATAAAGAATATCCAGATCGATAGCAACAGGATTGCGGATTGTCTCCAAGCAGTAAAACATGCTAATGGGCGTGACTGGTGGTTAATATCTAAGCTTTCTAGTACTAACTACACCCAGCATAATCGCTTTCTTGTTTACTTGATTACACCTGATAATATCTCTCCTGAGATCACCTTTGACTTTAATGATGCCACGGATCTGGATTTTCAAAAAATTATTTTTAATCCAGATAACACAAAGGTTATGGTAATAAATGTTAGAGGTTACATGTGTGAATATGATTTTGACCGATGCACAGGAATAGTTAATAATCCCAGACTCATTTATCCGGAAATAACAACCGTACCTTATAATAGACTTCTTTGGGAGGGCAGTTATAGCCCTGATGGAAATATATTTTATGTTACGACTGCCAGGTGGACAGGTGTCGCGGAATCGTATCTTATACAATACGATTTGAATTCAATTGATATCCCCAATAGTGCAGACACAATTGACATGACCTACGCACCAATCGGACCGGGTGCTGTTCGCTTAGCTCCGGATGGGAAAATTTATTATTCACGTGCCTACGAAAGCCCACACCTTAATAGCTTTCCCTATGCTGATTCTATGTATAATTACATTAACATGAACTTAAGTGTTATTAATAATCCCAATAGCATAGGAGTTGCATGCGACTTTCAACCTTTCAGTTTTTACCTCGGTGGAAAACGAACTTATTATGGTTTACCCAATAATCCAAATTATGATTTAGGCCCTGTTATTGGGAGTGTGTGTGATTCTCTTTTAAATTCAGTTCAGGTTTTCAACAAATCTGAACATTTAATCGAAGTTTATCCTACCCCCGTACGAAATGGAAACTTCACTATATCTTACCCAATTGTTAGATCTGAAAGCGGACTTGAAATAATAGACATGGAAGGAAATGTTATAGTAAAATATCAGTTACCTAGATACAGTAGTTATAAGCATTTAGATTTGCCATCTATTTCTTCTGGGATTTATTTAGCAAGGATGATTAGTGTGAGTGGCTCATGGAGTGTGAAATTTTTAGTTGAATAA
- a CDS encoding ATP-binding protein: protein MNEQTIQKMKTMKLTGMAQAFRSSLESGKATQCTADELLAMLIDSEWDQRYNRKLSRSVKNAHFRYKASVEQISFETDREIDKNQVLRLADCDFIKKKQNVIITGSTGIGKSYLASALGHQACSLGYKVMYEYSSKLFARLKMGKADGSYLKEITRMEKQDMLIIDDFGIQPLDQQSRTMLMEIIEDRHGKRSTLITSQVPMNNWFEVIGEQTIADAILDRVIHDAHRLELKGESMRKKRSTLESDKTEKIN, encoded by the coding sequence ATGAATGAGCAAACAATCCAAAAAATGAAAACGATGAAATTAACCGGAATGGCGCAAGCCTTCCGGAGCAGCCTGGAATCCGGCAAAGCAACACAATGTACTGCGGACGAACTCCTGGCAATGCTGATTGACTCTGAATGGGATCAGCGTTACAACAGGAAATTGAGCCGTAGCGTAAAGAATGCCCACTTCCGTTACAAAGCATCTGTTGAACAGATTAGCTTTGAAACAGATCGGGAGATTGACAAAAACCAGGTGCTTCGCCTTGCAGATTGTGATTTTATTAAGAAGAAACAAAATGTAATCATCACCGGAAGTACAGGCATTGGAAAGAGCTATCTCGCCTCCGCATTGGGTCACCAGGCTTGTTCATTAGGATACAAGGTAATGTATGAGTACTCCTCTAAGCTCTTTGCAAGGTTGAAAATGGGAAAGGCAGATGGCAGCTATCTAAAAGAAATCACGCGCATGGAAAAACAAGATATGCTGATCATCGATGACTTTGGAATCCAGCCTCTGGATCAACAAAGCAGGACCATGCTCATGGAAATCATTGAAGACCGCCACGGTAAGCGATCTACACTCATTACCTCACAAGTGCCGATGAATAATTGGTTTGAAGTGATCGGAGAACAGACGATTGCAGATGCGATCTTAGACCGGGTTATTCACGATGCTCATCGCCTGGAGTTAAAAGGTGAATCAATGCGAAAAAAAAGAAGTACCTTAGAATCTGATAAGACAGAAAAAATCAATTAA